A region of Nostoc sp. 'Peltigera membranacea cyanobiont' N6 DNA encodes the following proteins:
- a CDS encoding UDP-glucose dehydrogenase family protein, with the protein MRVCVIGTGYVGLVTGACLAHIGHDVICVDNNEEKVKLMKSGQSPIFEPGLSEIMQSAIQTEKIHFTSDLAAGVTHGEILFIAVGTPPLPTGESDTRYVEAVARGIGENLNGGYKVIVNKSTVPIGSGDWVRMLVLDGVAERQKALVPAGGVPSDEKLPEFVAEFDVVSNPEFLREGSAVHDTFNPDRIVLGGNSQRAVALMQQLYAPIVERKYAVDQSLPPVPILATDLSSAEMIKYAANAFLATKISFINEVANICDRVGADVTQVAKGIGLDSRIGNKFLQAGIGWGGSCFPKDVSALIHTADDYGYEAQLLKSAVSVNERQRLIALEKLQQVLKILKGKTVGLLGLTFKPDTDDLRDAPALILIEQLNRLGAKVKAYDPIISQTGMRHGLSGVLVETDAERLADGCDALVLVTEWQQFSTLDYVKMAKLMAHPVIIDGRNFLDPETLIRAGFQYVGVGR; encoded by the coding sequence ATGCGTGTTTGCGTTATTGGTACTGGTTACGTTGGTTTAGTTACAGGTGCTTGCTTGGCTCATATTGGGCATGATGTAATTTGCGTAGACAACAACGAAGAAAAAGTTAAGTTAATGAAGTCTGGACAGTCCCCAATTTTTGAGCCGGGACTCTCAGAAATTATGCAGTCTGCCATTCAAACCGAGAAGATTCATTTTACAAGCGATCTTGCTGCTGGAGTTACCCACGGAGAAATTCTATTTATTGCTGTGGGAACACCACCTTTACCCACTGGTGAAAGTGATACTCGTTACGTGGAAGCTGTAGCCCGTGGGATTGGGGAAAATCTCAACGGTGGTTATAAGGTGATCGTTAATAAGTCTACAGTCCCCATTGGCTCAGGTGACTGGGTGCGGATGCTTGTTCTAGATGGTGTTGCAGAGCGGCAGAAAGCACTTGTACCCGCAGGTGGAGTGCCGAGCGATGAGAAATTACCTGAGTTTGTAGCCGAGTTTGATGTAGTAAGCAATCCAGAATTTTTGCGCGAAGGTTCAGCAGTTCACGACACCTTCAACCCCGATCGCATTGTACTAGGGGGCAATAGTCAAAGAGCAGTAGCCTTGATGCAACAACTCTATGCCCCAATTGTGGAACGCAAGTACGCTGTCGATCAATCTTTACCCCCAGTGCCAATTCTGGCAACAGACCTGAGTTCGGCGGAGATGATTAAATATGCCGCGAATGCCTTTTTAGCCACCAAGATTAGTTTTATTAACGAAGTTGCTAATATTTGCGATCGCGTCGGTGCTGATGTCACCCAAGTGGCCAAAGGCATCGGTCTAGACTCCCGCATTGGTAACAAATTTTTACAAGCTGGTATTGGTTGGGGTGGTTCTTGCTTTCCCAAAGATGTCTCGGCTCTGATTCATACTGCTGATGACTATGGTTATGAAGCCCAATTACTAAAATCTGCCGTCAGTGTCAACGAACGCCAACGCTTGATTGCTCTAGAGAAACTCCAACAGGTTTTGAAAATTCTCAAAGGCAAAACAGTCGGACTACTCGGACTGACCTTCAAGCCAGATACCGACGACTTGCGCGATGCTCCAGCCCTGATTTTAATTGAGCAGCTAAATAGACTGGGAGCGAAAGTTAAAGCTTACGACCCCATTATTTCTCAAACAGGTATGCGTCATGGTCTTTCTGGTGTATTAGTAGAAACTGATGCCGAAAGACTAGCTGATGGCTGCGATGCTTTAGTACTTGTCACTGAATGGCAGCAGTTCAGCACTCTTGACTATGTGAAGATGGCAAAATTGATGGCTCACCCCGTTATCATCGATGGTCGTAACTTCCTCGACCCCGAAACACTCATCCGCGCTGGATTCCAATATGTAGGCGTGGGAAGGTAG
- a CDS encoding UDP-glucuronic acid decarboxylase family protein: protein MRILVTGGAGFIGSHLIDRLMTEGHELICLDNFYTGHKRNILKWLGNPYFELIRHDITEPIRLEVDQIYHLACPASPVHYQYNPVKTVKTNVMGTLNMLGLAKRVKARFFLASTSEVYGDPEVHPQVEEYRGSVNPIGIRSCYDEGKRIAETLAFDYYRQNKVDIRVVRIFNTYGPRMLENDGRVVSNFIVQALRGNPLTVYGDGSQTRSFCYVSDLVEGFIRLMNSDYIGPVNLGNPGEYTILQLAQAVQNMIDPDSKIKFEALPSDDPRRRQPDITKAKTWLNWEPTIPLQEGLKLTIEDFRDRIQGDGNNSTN from the coding sequence ATGAGAATTTTGGTGACGGGCGGTGCTGGGTTTATTGGTTCCCATCTCATCGACCGATTAATGACCGAGGGGCATGAATTAATATGCTTGGATAATTTTTACACTGGTCACAAACGAAACATCCTTAAATGGTTAGGTAATCCGTACTTTGAACTGATCCGCCATGATATTACCGAACCAATTCGATTAGAGGTCGATCAAATTTATCATTTGGCTTGTCCAGCTTCACCAGTCCATTACCAGTACAACCCAGTCAAAACCGTTAAAACTAACGTCATGGGAACCCTGAATATGTTGGGGCTGGCTAAACGTGTAAAAGCTAGATTTTTCTTGGCTTCAACGAGTGAAGTATACGGAGATCCTGAAGTTCATCCCCAAGTTGAAGAGTATAGAGGTAGCGTCAATCCCATTGGGATCCGTTCATGCTATGACGAAGGTAAAAGAATTGCTGAGACTTTAGCATTTGATTACTACAGACAAAATAAAGTTGATATTCGAGTTGTTCGGATATTTAACACCTACGGCCCAAGAATGTTAGAAAACGATGGTCGGGTGGTGAGCAACTTTATAGTTCAAGCCTTGCGGGGTAATCCTTTAACTGTGTACGGAGATGGTTCGCAAACTCGTAGTTTTTGCTACGTTTCCGATCTGGTAGAAGGATTCATCCGGCTGATGAATAGCGACTATATTGGCCCAGTAAATTTGGGTAATCCTGGTGAATACACGATATTACAATTGGCCCAAGCTGTGCAAAATATGATCGACCCGGATTCAAAGATTAAATTCGAGGCATTACCTTCGGACGATCCCCGCCGTCGCCAGCCTGATATCACCAAGGCAAAAACTTGGTTAAATTGGGAACCTACCATTCCTCTGCAAGAGGGGTTAAAACTGACAATAGAAGATTTCCGCGATCGCATTCAAGGCGATGGCAATAATTCAACCAACTAA
- a CDS encoding cation:proton antiporter domain-containing protein codes for MELISQVLVLEPTSQVLGKEPIVPFAILLVVILVIPIMFERLRLPGLVGLVFSGLVLGPSGWNLFQSDSPMINLLSDIGLIYLLFVAGLEVDLEKFRRQKSRAFGFASLTFSVPLVMGTLVGLILDYSWNTSILIGSLFASYTLLAYPIISRLGVVNNEAVTVTIGAKIFTDVGSVLILAVCVGVAHAGAFSFAKLLTLSGWLIIYSVAVVTGFDWAGKEFFKRSGDDEGNKFLFVLLSVFLAAVGAQLIGIEKIVGAFLAGLAVNEAVGEGPVKEKVVFIGSVLFIPIFFVDLGLLIDLPTFANNLDTLKLTLLMIVGLIVSKLIAALLTKLIYRYKWQETLTMWSLSLPQVGTTLAATLVGYQAGLLPLEVLHSVIVLMVVTSTLGPLMTSRIAVGLNSLPGEDLAPSLPDQNAPEIGSAFTIVVPVYNPHTEQHLIEMAALLARQSQGKIIPLAIATAAAQMDAPQLEASLQRSEQLLTKATAYSRVLGVAAEPMLRIDDAFAQGISRAAREQKANLIVMGWGKRTGLRARLFGNVIDGVLWASHCPVAVTRLVESPKKIQRILVPVENLTAPTLQPVQFAQMLAEANQSHITVLNVCDRRTSSSKIAWRRSHLSLMVSNLALANAPEIQIIAHENVAQAILQAARLYDLVVLPFIRNRTSPGGLAISDVTTQLARQLTCSIIILGEPQRTQSTNIAISNTVTSIISAV; via the coding sequence ATGGAACTCATCTCACAAGTTCTTGTTCTGGAACCAACTTCCCAAGTTCTTGGCAAGGAACCAATTGTTCCTTTTGCTATTTTGCTGGTGGTTATTTTAGTTATACCCATCATGTTTGAGCGGCTAAGATTACCAGGATTAGTGGGTTTGGTTTTCTCAGGGCTAGTACTTGGGCCTTCCGGCTGGAATTTATTTCAATCTGACTCGCCGATGATTAACCTGCTATCAGACATTGGGTTAATTTATTTGCTGTTTGTCGCAGGACTAGAAGTCGATCTAGAAAAGTTTCGTCGGCAAAAAAGTCGTGCCTTTGGATTTGCTAGTTTGACTTTTAGTGTCCCCCTAGTGATGGGAACCTTAGTTGGGCTAATTTTAGACTATAGCTGGAATACTTCCATCTTAATTGGCTCTTTATTCGCTTCCTATACCCTTTTGGCATATCCGATAATCAGCCGTTTGGGAGTGGTAAACAACGAAGCTGTTACTGTGACTATTGGAGCTAAGATTTTTACAGATGTTGGCTCAGTGCTAATCTTAGCCGTTTGTGTAGGTGTTGCTCATGCTGGAGCATTCAGCTTTGCTAAACTACTTACCTTGTCGGGTTGGTTAATTATTTACTCTGTTGCTGTTGTGACAGGTTTTGATTGGGCAGGTAAGGAGTTTTTCAAGCGATCTGGAGATGACGAAGGAAACAAGTTTTTATTTGTGTTACTTTCTGTGTTTCTGGCAGCAGTGGGCGCTCAATTAATTGGGATAGAAAAAATTGTTGGTGCTTTTTTAGCGGGTTTGGCGGTAAATGAAGCGGTGGGTGAAGGCCCAGTCAAAGAAAAGGTGGTATTTATTGGCAGTGTGCTGTTTATTCCCATTTTCTTTGTTGACCTTGGCTTACTGATCGATTTACCCACCTTTGCTAACAACCTGGACACGCTCAAGTTAACGCTGTTGATGATAGTCGGTTTGATTGTCAGTAAATTGATTGCAGCTTTGTTGACAAAACTAATTTACCGCTACAAGTGGCAAGAAACGCTAACTATGTGGTCGCTATCACTTCCCCAGGTTGGTACAACTTTAGCAGCTACCTTAGTGGGATATCAGGCTGGATTGCTGCCACTAGAAGTATTACACAGTGTCATTGTCTTGATGGTTGTCACATCAACCTTGGGGCCCTTGATGACGAGTCGAATCGCTGTTGGTTTGAATTCTTTACCAGGCGAAGATTTAGCACCATCTCTACCTGACCAGAATGCACCAGAGATAGGTAGTGCTTTTACTATAGTCGTACCTGTTTATAATCCTCATACCGAACAGCATTTGATTGAAATGGCGGCCTTACTCGCGCGTCAATCTCAGGGGAAAATTATACCGCTTGCGATCGCTACTGCTGCTGCTCAGATGGATGCACCACAGTTAGAAGCGTCTCTACAACGCAGCGAGCAGTTATTGACCAAAGCCACGGCATACAGTCGAGTCTTAGGCGTGGCCGCAGAACCAATGCTGCGAATTGATGATGCCTTTGCTCAAGGAATTAGCCGGGCCGCCCGCGAACAAAAGGCTAATTTAATTGTTATGGGTTGGGGAAAACGGACTGGATTAAGAGCGCGTTTATTTGGGAATGTGATTGATGGTGTGCTTTGGGCATCCCATTGTCCAGTCGCAGTGACACGTCTAGTAGAATCACCGAAAAAAATTCAGCGCATCTTAGTACCAGTAGAAAATTTAACAGCACCGACATTACAGCCTGTACAATTTGCCCAAATGCTGGCAGAGGCAAATCAGAGTCACATTACTGTGCTAAATGTGTGCGATCGCCGCACAAGTTCCAGTAAAATTGCCTGGAGGCGATCGCATCTCTCCCTAATGGTATCTAATTTAGCTTTGGCGAATGCCCCAGAAATTCAAATTATCGCTCATGAAAATGTTGCCCAAGCAATTTTGCAGGCTGCACGATTATACGATCTAGTCGTTTTACCTTTTATCCGTAATCGTACTAGTCCTGGAGGGTTAGCTATTAGCGATGTTACAACCCAGTTAGCCAGACAACTCACCTGCTCCATCATCATACTTGGAGAACCGCAGCGCACTCAAAGCACAAATATAGCGATCTCTAACACGGTTACTAGCATTATATCTGCTGTATGA